A window of Prolixibacter sp. SD074 contains these coding sequences:
- a CDS encoding prolyl oligopeptidase family protein, whose protein sequence is MKGPILLAGLAFFAISCTNNQKIKYPVAHKDNVVDDYFGHKVNDPYRWLEDDNSEETAKWVKAENKVTNAFLGQIPYRDNIRKQLTGLWDYPKYSAPFKRAGKYFYYRNSGLQNQSVLYVQDNLNAEPRALLDPNKLSDDGTVALSAARVSNDGKYLVYFIARSGSDWNEGYVLDIKTGEKLPDHLRWIKFSGIGWDGDGFYYSRYPKPEGGNALSQSNEYHRVYFHRVGTSQSDDKMVYDTPDHPKRMSDISVTRDEKIQYLTEYEASIGNSLYVRANNDKKTEWKPVYTAFDKEFQVIDDVDGRLLVMTNYKAPRYRLVSIDPGHPEEANWLETIPESDDVLSDASVVGGKICASYMKDAHTVLQLFQADGKLIGNIELPEMGSASILIGDKNDNEAFYTFESWTMPNTIYQYDVATGQSKVFRQPELKFNPNDFETRQVFYVSKDGTKVPMFIFMKKGTKLDGMNPALLYGYGGFNISLTPYFSPARMVFLEQGGVYAVANLRGGGEYGEAWHEAGTKMHKQNVFDDCIAAAEYLVEKKYTDTNHLALMGGSNGGLLVGAVINQRPDLFRLAIPQVGVMDMLRYNKFTIGWSWAGDYGTSGDSEEMFKYLYAYSPYHNIKKDGHYPAILALTADHDDRVVPAHTFKYMARMQDYNDGKNPTLVRIETKAGHGGGKPTSKIIDEYTDIWSFVLYEMGVGPKFN, encoded by the coding sequence CTGGAAGATGATAACTCCGAAGAAACGGCCAAATGGGTGAAAGCAGAGAACAAAGTGACCAATGCTTTTCTGGGCCAAATTCCCTACCGGGATAATATTCGAAAACAACTGACCGGCCTCTGGGATTATCCGAAATATTCAGCCCCTTTCAAAAGGGCAGGCAAGTACTTCTATTATAGGAACAGTGGATTGCAAAACCAAAGTGTCCTGTATGTTCAGGATAACCTAAATGCTGAACCAAGAGCATTACTTGACCCCAATAAACTTTCCGATGATGGAACCGTGGCATTAAGCGCGGCGCGGGTTTCGAACGACGGAAAGTACCTGGTTTATTTTATAGCCCGTTCAGGATCCGATTGGAATGAAGGATATGTTTTAGATATTAAAACCGGAGAAAAATTACCCGACCATTTGCGGTGGATTAAATTCTCCGGTATTGGATGGGATGGTGATGGTTTTTATTATTCCAGGTATCCAAAGCCAGAGGGCGGGAATGCGTTGAGTCAGTCAAATGAATATCACAGGGTATATTTTCACCGGGTTGGAACTTCGCAGTCCGACGATAAAATGGTGTATGATACACCAGATCATCCTAAGCGGATGTCAGATATTAGCGTAACCAGGGATGAGAAAATTCAGTATCTGACCGAATACGAGGCATCTATCGGCAACTCGCTTTATGTGAGGGCGAATAACGATAAGAAGACGGAATGGAAACCTGTTTATACTGCTTTTGACAAAGAGTTTCAGGTAATTGATGATGTTGATGGACGATTACTGGTAATGACCAATTATAAGGCTCCGCGATACCGGCTAGTCAGTATCGATCCAGGGCATCCGGAAGAAGCCAACTGGTTGGAAACAATTCCTGAATCGGATGACGTCTTGAGTGATGCATCGGTTGTTGGCGGTAAAATCTGTGCTTCCTATATGAAAGATGCACACACCGTATTACAGCTGTTCCAGGCCGACGGCAAATTGATCGGAAATATTGAACTCCCGGAAATGGGGAGCGCTTCCATTTTGATTGGAGATAAAAATGATAATGAAGCATTTTACACCTTTGAGTCCTGGACTATGCCGAACACCATTTATCAATATGACGTGGCAACCGGACAATCGAAAGTATTCAGACAACCTGAGTTGAAATTTAATCCAAATGATTTTGAAACAAGGCAGGTGTTTTATGTCAGCAAGGACGGCACCAAAGTTCCGATGTTCATTTTCATGAAGAAGGGGACTAAACTGGACGGGATGAATCCGGCTCTTTTGTATGGATACGGCGGCTTCAATATTAGCCTGACACCCTACTTTTCACCAGCGCGAATGGTTTTCCTCGAGCAGGGAGGTGTTTACGCTGTAGCTAACCTACGCGGAGGTGGCGAATATGGTGAAGCCTGGCATGAAGCAGGGACCAAAATGCATAAGCAAAATGTTTTCGACGATTGTATTGCGGCAGCGGAATACCTGGTCGAAAAGAAATATACCGATACCAATCATCTGGCATTGATGGGCGGCTCGAACGGCGGCTTACTGGTAGGCGCTGTCATCAATCAGCGACCAGATTTATTCCGCTTAGCGATTCCGCAGGTGGGAGTGATGGACATGCTTCGTTATAATAAGTTCACCATTGGTTGGTCGTGGGCTGGTGATTATGGAACCAGCGGTGATAGTGAGGAGATGTTTAAGTACCTTTATGCCTATTCTCCTTATCACAATATTAAAAAAGACGGTCACTATCCGGCCATTCTTGCGTTGACGGCAGATCATGACGATCGCGTGGTTCCCGCACATACCTTTAAGTATATGGCCCGGATGCAGGATTATAACGATGGCAAAAATCCGACGTTGGTGCGTATCGAAACAAAGGCTGGACACGGAGGTGGAAAACCAACGTCAAAGATAATAGATGAGTATACCGATATCTGGTCATTTGTGCTTTATGAAATGGGGGTCGGGCCAAAATTTAATTGA
- a CDS encoding tetratricopeptide repeat protein has product MKKINFKAVAVFFVGAMTLSSCASLQKMKKNADKINYTVTPEVLVTKGGNVDVEIQGRIPEKFFNKKATITATPVLTYEGEEKAYAPYKLQGEKVEANNKVISYTDGGTFSYKGSVPYVDGMRKSDLVVRITASQGDQSLDFDPVKIADGVIATSTLVEDKPASIVGIEKGKNTTGVYDPAIDKFQRVVPDEYKADLMYLINSAYVRGSQLKKEDMDKLNEYIKDAFEADRKDLKGVMVSAYASPDGPESFNTKLAEKREGSATTVVDRKLKKDKVETEVEGKYTPEDWEGFKELMEKSNIQDKEMILRVLSMYQDPEVREREIKNLSGPFQEIAKTILPKLRRSKIIASVDLIGKTDEEIANLADTDPSKLNQAELIYAASLTEDLNKQKAIYTSFTRQFPEDWRGYNDLGVVEMMQGNTGDAESNFEKADKLDPKNAIVQNNLGGVALVNGDLDKAQELFSAASGAGQEVNYNLGTVSILKGDYDAAVKYFGDGTFVNKALAQMLTGDNNGALRTLNNLEEESALGDYLKAIIGARTAKTTLLYDSLEAAVNKDAKYKDIAKVDLEFAKYFNDEQFKSIVE; this is encoded by the coding sequence ATGAAGAAAATCAATTTTAAGGCTGTTGCCGTATTCTTCGTTGGCGCGATGACGCTGTCAAGCTGTGCCAGTCTGCAGAAAATGAAGAAGAATGCCGATAAAATCAACTACACGGTTACCCCGGAAGTGCTTGTCACAAAGGGTGGTAATGTTGACGTTGAGATTCAGGGGCGCATTCCTGAAAAATTCTTTAACAAGAAAGCTACTATTACGGCTACTCCCGTTCTGACTTACGAAGGTGAAGAAAAAGCGTATGCTCCTTACAAACTACAGGGAGAGAAGGTAGAAGCTAACAACAAGGTGATTAGCTATACCGATGGCGGAACTTTCTCATATAAAGGGAGTGTACCTTATGTAGATGGAATGCGTAAGTCAGACTTGGTTGTGCGTATTACCGCTTCACAAGGAGACCAATCTTTGGATTTCGATCCGGTTAAGATTGCTGATGGTGTAATTGCGACCTCAACATTGGTTGAAGACAAACCCGCATCAATTGTAGGTATTGAGAAAGGAAAAAATACCACTGGTGTTTATGATCCGGCAATTGATAAATTTCAGCGCGTTGTACCTGATGAATATAAAGCTGATTTGATGTACCTCATCAATAGCGCATATGTTCGTGGCTCTCAGCTGAAGAAGGAAGATATGGATAAGCTGAATGAATACATCAAAGATGCGTTCGAAGCCGATCGTAAAGATCTGAAAGGCGTGATGGTTTCAGCATATGCTTCTCCTGACGGTCCTGAAAGTTTCAACACCAAGTTGGCCGAGAAACGTGAAGGTTCTGCAACAACGGTTGTTGACCGAAAACTGAAAAAAGATAAAGTTGAAACCGAAGTTGAAGGTAAGTACACTCCTGAAGACTGGGAAGGTTTTAAAGAACTGATGGAGAAATCCAACATCCAGGACAAAGAAATGATCCTGCGTGTACTCTCGATGTATCAGGATCCTGAAGTTCGCGAGCGTGAAATTAAAAATCTGAGTGGCCCATTCCAGGAAATTGCAAAAACAATTCTTCCGAAACTGCGCCGTTCAAAAATTATTGCCAGCGTTGATTTGATTGGTAAGACCGATGAAGAAATAGCTAATTTGGCTGACACCGATCCTTCTAAGCTCAACCAGGCAGAATTGATTTATGCTGCTTCACTTACTGAAGACCTGAATAAGCAAAAAGCAATTTATACCAGTTTCACTCGGCAGTTCCCTGAAGATTGGCGTGGCTACAACGACCTGGGTGTTGTTGAAATGATGCAGGGTAATACTGGCGACGCTGAATCTAACTTCGAGAAAGCTGACAAACTGGATCCGAAAAATGCAATCGTTCAGAATAACTTAGGAGGTGTAGCTTTGGTGAACGGGGATCTGGATAAAGCACAGGAACTTTTCAGTGCAGCCAGTGGTGCCGGACAGGAAGTGAATTACAACCTGGGTACTGTAAGTATCTTGAAGGGTGACTACGATGCAGCCGTTAAATATTTTGGTGACGGAACTTTTGTCAACAAAGCTCTTGCTCAGATGCTTACCGGCGATAATAACGGTGCACTCCGCACATTGAACAACCTGGAAGAAGAATCTGCACTGGGTGATTACCTGAAAGCCATCATCGGTGCGCGTACTGCCAAGACAACCCTCTTGTACGATAGCCTGGAGGCTGCAGTGAACAAAGATGCCAAGTATAAAGATATTGCAAAGGTTGATCTGGAATTTGCGAAGTACTTCAACGACGAGCAGTTCAAGTCAATCGTAGAGTAA
- a CDS encoding arginine deiminase family protein, producing MKKFNVNVRSEIGQLEGVILHTPGQEVENMTPQNAERALYSDILNLSVARQEYTQLKGVLEKVANTFEVKDLLTQTLQDSHAKERIINRICEREEAFCEISALHDLPEDELARQLIEGSILKRDNLTKFLSKERFALRPLHNILFTRDASMTVYDEVLIGKMARPVRDREALIMAAIFKDHPIFGVKTIDPMIPIKNIPSSQHTSIEGGDVEIARDDVILIGTGVRTTSQGIDYLIESIKEKKAPTKHIIVQELPHTPESFIHLDMTFTFLNKDEVMIYAPLILGNNKYQTIHITIDNGEVTSIKLREDLLQALKEVGMDMRPIQCGGTKDDWTMEREQWHSGANFFSIAPGKVIGYERNNYTIEEMSKNGYDIIKAQDIIENKADIRASKKAVITIAGSELSRGGGGARCMTMPIGRKKVDW from the coding sequence ATGAAAAAGTTTAATGTAAATGTCAGATCTGAAATCGGACAATTAGAGGGAGTTATTTTACATACTCCCGGGCAGGAAGTGGAGAATATGACGCCTCAAAATGCTGAGCGTGCCCTTTATAGTGACATACTTAATCTGTCAGTTGCCAGGCAGGAATATACCCAGTTAAAAGGTGTTTTGGAGAAAGTTGCCAATACCTTTGAAGTTAAAGATTTACTAACGCAAACCCTCCAGGATTCGCATGCAAAAGAGCGCATTATCAACCGCATCTGCGAACGTGAAGAAGCCTTTTGCGAAATAAGTGCCCTACACGATCTCCCTGAAGATGAATTAGCGCGACAATTGATCGAAGGCTCCATTTTAAAGCGTGATAACCTCACAAAATTCCTGAGTAAAGAGCGTTTTGCCCTCCGTCCTTTACACAACATCTTATTCACACGCGATGCCTCTATGACGGTGTATGATGAGGTGTTGATAGGGAAAATGGCCAGGCCGGTACGCGACCGGGAGGCACTGATTATGGCGGCTATTTTTAAAGACCATCCTATATTTGGGGTCAAAACCATTGATCCGATGATACCCATTAAAAACATACCGTCAAGCCAACATACAAGCATTGAAGGAGGCGATGTGGAAATCGCGCGCGATGATGTCATCCTGATTGGGACAGGCGTTCGCACGACTTCACAGGGAATTGATTACCTGATTGAATCTATCAAAGAGAAGAAAGCACCTACGAAACACATTATTGTACAGGAATTGCCGCATACACCTGAATCGTTCATCCACCTCGATATGACCTTTACCTTCCTGAACAAGGATGAAGTAATGATTTATGCTCCGTTGATTCTGGGAAACAATAAATACCAGACCATTCACATTACCATTGATAACGGCGAGGTAACCAGTATCAAACTCCGAGAAGATCTGCTACAAGCCCTGAAAGAAGTGGGTATGGATATGAGACCGATCCAGTGTGGAGGGACCAAAGACGACTGGACCATGGAACGCGAACAATGGCACAGTGGAGCGAACTTTTTCTCTATTGCTCCTGGAAAAGTAATTGGTTACGAAAGAAATAATTATACCATTGAGGAAATGAGTAAAAATGGTTACGACATTATTAAGGCTCAGGACATTATTGAAAACAAGGCCGATATTCGTGCGTCGAAGAAAGCCGTTATTACCATCGCCGGATCAGAACTTAGCCGGGGAGGTGGAGGCGCCCGCTGTATGACGATGCCAATAGGACGGAAAAAAGTAGATTGGTAG
- a CDS encoding deoxynucleoside kinase, whose amino-acid sequence MNINFLVIEGNIGSGKTSLSSRISQDFQAKLILEKFADNPFLPKFYQDPERYSFPLELSFLAERYNQLKRELSDRDLFHQLTVADYFFMKSLIFAQNTLAEDEYQLYRKFFEIIYDKHPKPDLYVYLHLPENRLIENIRKRGREYEQEIDEKYLKKISEGYFRFFRQQNGFPIVIIDTRNIDFVESQADYEKLIDVIFHKSYNFGVNRVIL is encoded by the coding sequence ATGAATATAAATTTTTTGGTTATAGAAGGTAATATCGGGTCAGGGAAAACCTCATTGTCAAGTCGGATAAGTCAGGATTTTCAGGCTAAACTGATTCTTGAGAAATTTGCGGATAATCCGTTTTTGCCGAAATTCTATCAAGATCCGGAGCGGTATTCTTTCCCCCTTGAATTGTCCTTCCTGGCCGAACGATATAATCAGTTGAAGCGGGAACTTTCTGATCGCGATCTTTTTCACCAGTTGACGGTGGCTGATTACTTTTTTATGAAATCGCTGATTTTTGCTCAGAATACACTCGCTGAAGATGAGTATCAGTTGTATCGTAAGTTCTTTGAAATCATATATGATAAACACCCCAAGCCAGATTTGTATGTCTATCTTCATCTTCCTGAGAATCGTCTGATTGAAAATATCAGGAAGAGAGGACGGGAATACGAACAGGAAATTGATGAAAAATACCTGAAAAAAATCAGTGAAGGATATTTTCGCTTTTTTCGTCAGCAAAATGGCTTCCCGATTGTTATAATAGATACCCGAAATATTGATTTCGTGGAAAGTCAGGCAGATTATGAAAAATTAATTGACGTTATTTTTCATAAGTCCTATAATTTTGGGGTAAACAGAGTAATTTTATAA
- a CDS encoding DUF4294 domain-containing protein yields MSFIVSFSFVNCYFYTVKKEDELKKWVYILFFLFLAVSAGGQVVLIPPELPDSLAGRGDSIPHVELQPIQVKPHSRRYYRRKQRRYSRLVSIVNKVYPMAKLAAKKLEEYNKVYLTLKTERQRKKYIKQIQEDLMNEYGDEIKHMKISEGRVLMKLIDRETGHSSYAIIKEFRGGFTAFFWQTVARLFGNDLKVRYNPYGEDWMIENIVQQIDQGAI; encoded by the coding sequence ATGTCTTTTATTGTATCATTTTCTTTTGTCAATTGTTATTTTTATACGGTAAAGAAGGAGGATGAGTTGAAAAAGTGGGTATACATTTTGTTTTTTTTATTCCTTGCGGTATCAGCAGGTGGGCAGGTGGTTCTTATTCCTCCTGAATTACCTGATTCACTGGCCGGGAGGGGCGATTCCATTCCTCATGTCGAACTTCAGCCTATTCAGGTAAAGCCCCATAGCCGAAGGTATTACCGGAGGAAGCAACGCCGTTATTCCCGGCTTGTATCGATTGTTAATAAGGTGTACCCAATGGCCAAATTAGCTGCAAAAAAACTGGAGGAATACAACAAAGTTTATTTGACGCTGAAGACGGAACGGCAGCGTAAAAAGTATATCAAACAGATACAGGAAGACTTGATGAATGAATATGGCGACGAGATAAAGCACATGAAAATCTCTGAAGGAAGAGTGCTAATGAAGTTGATTGACCGGGAAACCGGGCATTCGTCGTATGCGATTATCAAGGAGTTCCGGGGCGGGTTTACAGCGTTCTTCTGGCAAACGGTTGCCCGTCTGTTTGGAAACGATTTAAAGGTCCGTTACAACCCTTACGGTGAAGACTGGATGATTGAAAATATTGTACAGCAAATCGATCAGGGGGCAATATGA
- a CDS encoding RNA methyltransferase — translation MTRKLKTSELERLSINEFKEAEKLPVTVVLDNIRSGNNVGSVFRTSDALRIEKIILCGITATPPNKEIHKTAIGAEKSIDWEYCKGTDEVVKKLRSEGYKIVGVEQVANSTLLTDFNATKEDKVALIFGNEVKGVQQRIIDLCDENIEIPQYGTKHSFNISVSAGIVLWDISNKMRR, via the coding sequence ATGACAAGAAAACTGAAAACCAGCGAACTGGAAAGATTATCCATCAATGAATTTAAAGAGGCGGAAAAACTCCCGGTAACTGTTGTTTTAGACAATATCAGAAGCGGGAACAATGTTGGATCGGTATTCCGTACATCGGATGCCCTTCGCATCGAAAAAATCATCCTGTGTGGAATTACAGCTACTCCGCCCAACAAGGAAATTCATAAAACAGCTATCGGTGCAGAAAAATCAATTGATTGGGAGTACTGCAAAGGCACCGACGAAGTAGTCAAAAAACTAAGAAGCGAAGGATACAAAATTGTGGGAGTAGAGCAAGTAGCCAATAGCACCTTACTAACTGACTTCAATGCCACTAAAGAAGATAAAGTTGCCTTGATTTTCGGTAATGAAGTGAAAGGTGTGCAACAAAGAATTATCGATCTCTGTGATGAAAACATAGAAATCCCACAATACGGAACCAAACACTCATTCAATATTTCAGTGAGTGCGGGTATCGTATTATGGGATATCAGCAATAAAATGCGCCGGTAA